From the Chionomys nivalis chromosome 18, mChiNiv1.1, whole genome shotgun sequence genome, the window GGTAAGTGAGGGACACATGGATGGGTTTGGAGGGAAAGAGATAGAACCTCATGGTCCGTTCAGTGTAATCAGGCATGTCCAACCCCTTGACATCACACCAGGACATTGTCATCTACAGAACTCATGCTCAAGAATTGTGTAATTAAGTtaccaaaaagtcaaaaaaaaaaaatcttgggggctggagagatggctcagaggttaagagcattgcctgctcttccaaaggtcctgagttcaattcccagcaaccacatggtggctcacaaccatctgtaatgaggtctggtgccctcttctggccttcaggcatacacacagaaagaatattgtatacataataaataaataaatattttttaaaaaaatctcatgatGTTTGAAGTAAGTTGAGGATTTTGTATGGGCCACATCCATAGCTGTCTCTTGCCGTATGCAGTTGCTTGGGACCCACAGACTGCAGACTGGACATGCCTGCGAGGTGTTCATTTCCTCTCTATCCCTTGTTCTCCATTGTCTCCATCCTCTACAAACATCCCATTGGAGGACATGGTTTACTGTTTTCAGGTAGGACTGGTACAGTATGGGGAGAGCCCGGTGCACGAGTGGTCCCTGGGAGATTTCCGAACCAAGGAAGAAGTTGTGAGAGCAGCAAGGAACCTCAGCCGGCGGGAGGGGCGAGAAACAAGAACTGCCCAAGCGATAATGCTGGCATGGTGAGGCATGGTGAAGGGATGTGGGAGGATGAAGGATCGGCACGCCGCGAGAGGGTCTGGGATGTAGCGTGTACATCACGAGATGGTCTGTGCGCTTATCTTTATCCGCGTGCCCgatgttgatggaggaaggctcGGTTGGCTGCTGGCCCAGCACTCTCTGAGTGTATCTCAGTGTCTCTGAGTGTATCTCAGTCTCTCTTACTGTATCTCACAGTGTCTCTGAGTGTATCTCAGTCTCTCTTACTGTATCTCACAGTGTCTCTGAGTGTATCTCACAGTGTCTCTGAGTGTATCTCACAGTGTCTCTGAGTGTATCTCACAGTGTCTCTGAGTATCTCACAGTCTCTCTGAGTGTATCTCACAGTGTCTCTGAGTGTATCTCAGTCTCTCTTACTGTATCTCACAGTGTCTCTGAGTGTATCTCACAGTGTCTCTGAGTGTATCTCACAGTGTCTCTGAGTGTATCTCACAGTCTCTCTGAGTATCTCACAGTCTCTCTGAGTGTATCTCACAGTGTCTCTGAGTGTATCTCACAGTCTCTGAGTATCTCACAGTCTCTCTGAGTGTATCTCACAGTCTCTCTGAGTGTATCTCACAGTCTCTCTGAGTGTATCTCACAGTATCTCTGAGTGTATCTCACAGTCTCTCTGAGTGTATCTCACAGTGTCTCTGAGTGTATCTCTCCtggtctgtctgtttctgtgaccAGAGCCCCATCTCTTCTCTGCTATTTCCGTGTCAATTCTGATCCTTAGCTTTTTAGCCACTCAAGTCCTAACCTCTTTTCCAAACACGATCCTAAACTTTCCTCCAGGGAGACTGCCTGACACCATGACTGGTGTCTCTTCTCCATCTCCTTGATCTTGTCAACCCAAACACAACGTTCACTGAATGAATCTATGAATGAATAAAGCTTGCACTAACTTACACTGATGAtaagttattttatattctatatgTTCTGGGCACCCAAACGTTCAAGCCGCGACTTTGTGCCAGTTTGCATGTTAACACTGTTGGAGAATGGCCTAGAAGACACAACATCTGACCTCAGAGAATGGATGACAGTGttaaatacacatgtgtgtgtgtgcacgtgtgtgtgtgcagagcgtgtgtatactcacatgcacacctaCATGCATGACcgtatttcattcttttctttccttagcaCAGAAGGGTTCAGTCAGTCCCGGGGGGGCCGACCTGAGGCTGCAAGGCTGCTGGTGGTTGTCACTGATGGGGAATCTCATGATGGAGAGGAGCTTCCAGCCGCACTAAAGGCCTGTGAGGCTGGAAAAGTAACACGTTACGGGATCGCGGTGAGACTTGACTCTGgtgctttctggttttgtttggtgTTGTGTatttgtatggtgtgtgtttgtttgttgtgtgtcctctatatatatggaggtcagagaaccacATCAGATGTCGGTCctcactttccaccttgtttgagactgGGATCCTTGTTCAGCTGCATACTCtaagccaggctagctggcccacagGCTTGGTCAAGTCTTCTGACTCAGCTTCCTGTCTCCTGGTAGGggcatgctgggattgcagataagcctgagctactgtgTCCAGCATTTTCTGTgggtctggggatctgaactcaggttgtcagtttgcatggcaagcacatTACTCCCCGAGTCATCTCCCAGACCAAGAATCGACTCTGGAGCtaaaaagagagatggagagaggttTTCAATATGTGAAACAGAGAGAATAGTATTAGCCACCGCCTGGAATCCAGCCGTtgttccctccccttttctctagTTGGCTATGTCCTGTGTCAGCTCTAACAATTTACTTCACACAGCTAATAGACCCCCatcttgaactcaggtcctcggtcACTATCTCCGGCGACAGAGAGACCCTAGCTCTTTCCTTCGGGAAATCAGAGATATTGCCAGTGATCCAGATGAGCGGTTCTTCTTTAATGTCACAGATGAGGCTGCGCTGACGGACATTGTGGATGCGCTGGGAGACCGGATATTCGGTCTTGAAGGTAATGATTATCGGGGTGAAGTGGAGGACCGTGTTGGGGCATTCCAGAGTGAATTCAGTGCCGCGAGCTCCCCTGAGCGCTTTGCAATTTGTTTATGCCCAAGGGTCCCGTGGGGAAAACGAAAGCTCCTTTGGGCTAGAAATGTCTGAGATTGGCTTCTCCACCCACCGATTACAGGTTGGACAGACCCTGACCCTCTGCAACATCCCTGAGCCCTTGATCTCTTCATAATCCTCTGCCGCTTCTGACTCAACTTAAACCCTAAGGcccttccagatttctcctttaaCCCGCCTAGTCCCTGCCCTTCCGTGCTTTTCTGTGAGCATCTTACTCCTGGAGACTTCATTTTTCTCCTGTTCCTCACTGTCTTCTCAGTGTCCTCATTCGGTTCTGCCCCTCAGGATGGGATTCTCTTTGGGATGGTGGGGGCCTATGACTGGGGGGGCTCAGTACTATGGCTTGAAGAAGGTCGCCGCCTTTTCCCCCCACGAACGGCCCTGGAAGATGAGTTTCCCCCTGCCTTGCAGAACCATGCAGCCTACCTGGGTGAGTAACAGAGTTGCAGGGAGCTGGTTTggggcgggtggggggggggacacgacCCAGTAGGGCGAATGAGGCACTCCCTGTTAGTCGGGCAGTTTTTCGCTGATCTCTCTTGAGAACTCACCTTAAGCCTTTAGCACACCCTCCGCTCTCATCTCATCCTCTTTCCCTCTGGCATCTGATCCCTGCTCGCTTCTAGGTTACTCGGTTTCCTCCATGCTTCTGCCCGGTGGCCGCCGCCTCTTTCTCTCCGGAGCACCGAGGTTTAGACATCGAGGAAAGGTCATCGCCTTCCAGCTAAAGAACGATGGGTCTCTGAGGGTCACCCAGAGCCTCCAGGGGGATCAGGTATGACATCAAGGGAGGGTGAGACCCTTGGGTCCCCAGGACTGCCAGGCTGAGGCTGCTGAGTACTTCCTGCTGAGTCCAGCTGTCAcaatccttcccttcccttttctctgggCTCATCACCACCCCCCTCACCCAGATTGGCTCATACTTTGGCAGTGAGCTCTGCCCATTGGATACAGACAAGGATGGGATAACTGACGTCTTACTTGTGGCAGCCCCCATGTTCCTGGGTCCCCAGAACAAAGAGACTGgacgtgtgtatgtatatgtggtgggCCAGGTAAGAATTGGTGGGGCCCTCTAGAATGTGTGTGGGGAATggtggaagggagaaaagggagaaacacAGATATCTTTGAGTTTGCTGATGGGTGAGGGTCACAAGGTAAACAATTCCTTCTATCTCCTCACCACTACAAGCAAATTTTGCTGATGCTCCAAGGAACCCTTCAGCCAGAACGTCCCCAGGATTCTCGTTTTGGCTTTGCCATGGCTGCTCTTCCCGATCTGAATCAAGATGGTTTTGCTGATGTGGCAGTGGGGGCTCCCCTGGAGGATGGGCACCGGGGAGCACTATACCTGTATCACGGAACCCAGAATGGAATCAGGCCCCATCCTACCCAGGTTAGCAGTGCTGGGGTTCATCccagaaggtggatctctgtgagttcaagggcaacctggcccacatagtgaattccaggctagccaggactacacagtgagatgttatctcaaaaacaaaataaaacaaacaattgaAAATGGGACACAGTggtagaaagggaagggagttgtgtgtgtgtgtgtgttttgcttatttgtcATCCACTTGGCTTAAAAGTCAAACCAAGCAAGTGGCTGCATTCATAGGTTGCCAAGGGAGACGGCGAATGAGGGATTTCCGAGATAGgcaaatttttcttcttctcttgatGGATGGGAATGTTAGAAAGAACCTGGCAGGAGGGCAGAGAAGGGgctgtgagttcttcctcagtctttcttctcctcctttcagCGGATTGCTGCTGTATCCATGCCACAGGCCCTCCGCTATTTTGGCCGAAGTGTGGATGGCCggttagacctggatggagatgatCTTGTGGATGTTGCTGTGGGTGCCCATGGGGCGGCCATCCTGCTCAGGTGAGGGGTTCAGCTTGGGTAGCAGTGCACAGTGTTCTAGTTCATAGAAGGAAAGGAATTGtcagtggatctctgtaagttcgaggccagcctggtctacaagagctaattccagggtccaggacaggctccaaaggtatacagagaaaccctgtctcgaaaaaccaaaaagaaaaagaaagaaagaaagaaactgattgTCACCATCTTACTGGTTTATTGTAAATATCAAATAAGATAGTCCACATAAAGAGTTTTaagagtgtttatttttattctatgtgtatgggtgttttgcctatgtgtatgtctgtgcactgtgtatgtgtgcactgtgtatgtgtgcactgtgtatgtgtacactgtgcatgtgtgcactgcacgtggagaccagaagagggtgtcagatcccctggaactggagttttacaGCTGCCGTTGAGcggccctgtgggtgctggaatcttcTGGAAGGACAGTCAGAGCGTTTAAcccccagccatctctccagcctgacatCAGTGCTTAGTGACGCGAATGTATTGTTATGTGACTTCTGTCTTAGGCTTCTGGGAAGGGTGACATATTCAGaccttaatattatttttctttcttaatcacagaaagcAAGGACTAAGGTTGCGATTCTCATCCTTTTCTGTCCTTCCGGTTCTGAAGTACAAGCTCAGATGCTCGagagctccaccactgagctccatccccactCTGGGGCTGTCCTTTACCTACTCCTTTACAATTTCTCTCCCACCTCGTTCCCAGCTCCCAGCCCATCATACACCTGCTGCCAACCCTGGATGTGAAGCCATCGCACATCAGTGTGGTTCAAAAGAACTGTAGGCGAAGAGGCCAGGAAGCAGCCTGCCTCACTGCAGCCCTGTGTTTCCGAGTGACCTCTCACACTGCGGGGCGTTGGGACCGCAGATTCTGTGAGTGACTGCAGACAGCCTGGACAGCCCTCAAGTCCTGGCCCACCCTGGcgtctgcatctgtctccactcTCACGCTTGCCTCTCCCATCCAGACATCCAGCTCTCGGCATCACTGGATGAGTGGACAGCTGGGGCGCGTGCAGCATTTGATGGCTCCGGCCAGCGGCTGTCGCCTCGGCAGCTCCAGCTCAGTGTAGGGAATGTCACCTGTGAGCAGCTGCACTTCCACGTACTGGTGAGGACGGGGCAGGCACGGCTTTGCATCGGGTCTGAGAGTCAGGGGAAGCCTGGTTCCCGGTGGAGGTTCAGACAGATCAGTAGCCAAACGGAAGCAGAGAGATTGAGACAATTCAGATTTGGGGGTCAGGATGATAGGATTGGAACCCTAGCTCTATAATGTGTCACTGTGAACTCTGCCAAGGTACTCATCTGCCACACCCCATGTCCTTGACCAAAAGGGATGATATATACTAATATCAATTCATTCCATCATATTGTGACCACCTTGGGACACAATGCCCAGGACATAGGAAGTGCTTCATATTCCGCAGAGGTCTGGCTTCTACTCTAACCCTGGTTCCCCATGATCTGCCCTTCACTCTGCTTTCCCTCAGGATACATCAGATTACCTCCGACCAGTGGCCTTGACTGTGACTTTTACCTTGGACAACACCACAAAGCCAGGGCCTGTGCTGGATGAGGGATCGTCCACCTCTGTCCGAAAGCTGGTTGGTAGTGTCATGCCCTGCTCTGTCTGGGGTCCCAGTGCTGCCCTCCCAATGAACTTAAGAGAAGGGGAGGCCACACACAAATGGTGAAATCTTAGCCAGGCTCTGGTGATCAAAATATAGCCTCTCTTTGCTTTCCCCCAATTCCAGTCCTTTCTCTTtgccttcctctccatcctcagaCCCCTAACTCTCTTCTAGGTCCCCTTCTCAAAAGACTGCGGCCCTGACAACGAGTGCATCACAGACCTGGTACTTCAAGCAGACATGGACATCAGGGGCTCCAGGTCAGATGGACATGAGCTAGGCAAACCAAAAGGGCGTCGAGGGAGCTAGAgagttgttgttttgagacaggttctccctatgtatccctggctgtcctggagcttgttctgtagaccaggctggtcttgacctcacagagatccacctgcttctgcttctgggattaaaggcctgtgccaccgtGTTGGAAGTGAGACCTTTGATTCTCTTTTGCCTCTTAGTCTTTCCTTTATCTCCCATTTTTAGGAAGTCCCCATTTGTGGTTCATGGTGACCGACAGAAACTGCTGGTGTCAGCAACCCTGGAGAACAAGAAGGAAAACGCCTACAACACTAGCCTGAGTCTCAGGTTCTCTAGAAACCTCCACCTGACCAGTCTTACTCCTCAGGTACCCCCGACGGAAGGGGCAGAggtgaaggggaggagaaagatgaGAATATGGCGTGGCTATGGGGCGCTTGAAGACAGGCTCAGTGTTTAGTGTCTTAGTGGGTGGAAGAGCAGCCTTGGCCCTGGCTCTAACTTCCTCCTCGTCCCTCTGCCTTCAGAGAGCCAAACCAGTGAAGGTGGAATGTACTGTCCTTTCCCCCCATGCCCGGGTGTGCATCGTGGGCCATCCAGTCTTCCAGGCGGGGGCCAAGGTGAGTGTGGGCCCACAATGAGAACAAAGTGCAGAGAAAGCGGGGTCTGGGGTCCACAGGCGTGGAAGTTCTGGGGAGGAGGTAGGCGGGGGCTTGTTCTTCTGTGGTTTATCCACAAggaagaatttattattattccatCCACCTCCCTTACCCCCAGGTGACCTTTCTGTTAGAGTTTGAATTTAGCTGCACCTTTCTCCTGAGCCAGGCCTTGGTGAGGCTGACTGCCAGCAGGTGAGAACACAGGAGCTTCCTCCAGCCCCCCTACCCCTCTCGtgggtctttttattttatttttttctttttttgatttttgagacagggtttctccgttgcttttggttcctgtcccggaactagctcttgtagaccaggctggcctcgaactcacagagatccgcctgcctctgcctccggagtgctggaattaaaggcgtgcgccaccactgcctggcccctctCATGGGTCTTGATGGAAAGACCCCCCAATTCCTTTAGTAGTAGAGGGGGTCCCTGAGGAGGGACTGGAAAGTGAAAGTCTCCCCCTTGACCCTACAGCGATAGCCTGGAGAGAAATGAGACCCTTCAAGACAATACAGTTCAGACCTCTGCCTACATCCGATACGAGCCTCACCTCCTCTTCTCTAGGTATGGCTGGGATCCTGGCTGGGACCTGCTCTGACCCAGAGTCACATTCTTTGtgtgccccccccaccccgtccTTCCTTGTCCTCCAGTCTTCCCATGAGCACAAACTGTTAACCTTCGCTCTTAAGCACCTTACTTTCCTGGGCTTTGTCAGGTCCTGATAAAGAGATATGGGGATATGACCacatggctttatttatttatttatttatttatttatttatgtatttatttttatcaagttTGTGTTACTTTCATCCCTATCTCATTGTCCATGTGCTGACCCTGCCTTCCCTGAATCCATGTCTGTATGCTGATCATGTGGCCTGTGCCATTGTCATGGCCTCACCTCTTGGTTTGGTGTCCATACAGTGAGTCCACCCTACATCGATACGAGGTTCACCCTTACAGGACTCTCCCAGTGGGTCCTGGCCCTGAATTCAAAACCACTCTGAGGGTGAGcagctcgggggggggggggggttggcatGCTGGTGGGGGTTGGCCCACTAGGGGTGCGGCTGGGGAAACAGCAATAGCTGTCTGGGGAAAGGATCAGAAGAGTTGTCCTGGAGTGGCTGAGGGGAAGAGATGCAGCACGTCCCTTGTCcttgcctctctttcttctcccaggtTCAGAACCTTGGCTGTCATGTGGTCAGTGGCCTCATCATCTCAGCCCTCCTTCCAGCTGTGGCCCACGGGGGCAGTTACTTCCTGTCACTGTCTCAAGTCATAGCCAGCAATGTGAGTCTGGGCTAGAGCACACGGAACCCTGCCACCTTGAACCAGCGGACTCCTCCTGCTGGCCCACTGCTCTCAGCTCCTCTTCCTGGGGCCCTTCTTTTCCCTGCGgcttgggaggaaggaaagagattatGCATAGCAGGGGTCTAGGACGGGCTGGTTTGGGAGCCTTTCCAGTTGAATCTTCCTTTAGGCAAGCTGCACAGTGCAGAATCTGACTGAGCCCCCAGGACCCCCTGTGCACCCAGAGGAGCTTCAGCACACTAACAGACTGGTAGGAGGTCCTGGAAGGTGTCTGGGCAGGAATGCATGTAGAGACTGGTGTCGGGTGAAAGGTGGGTGGGCCCTCCAGGGTCCTGATGTGTCTCTCTTCGGATAGAATGGGAGTAACACTCGGTGTCAGGTGGTGAGGTGCCACCTTGGACAGCTGGCAAAGGGGACTGAGATCTCTGTTGGATTGCTGAGGCTGATTCACAACGAATTCTTCCGGAGggtaaatcttttcttttcttctattttgcttCTATCAGAAACATTAACATGGAGGTAGACAGACTCCTGTTTTAAGTTCAGCCTCCCTCTGTTTGACCATAAGCAAGTGATTTCATTTTCATaatctttctttctgatttttttgtttgtttgtggtttggttttttgtttgtttgtttgtttgtttgttggagacagagtttctctgtgtagccctggctgtcctagaacttactctgtagaccaggctggcctcaaactcacagagttccagcttcctctgcctcctaagctctgggatgaaaggcatgagccaccatgcccggctttcACCTGGTTAAAATGAGAATGATTGTACCTAGCTTGTGGAATTGTTATAGGGAGGTAATGAGATGGACCTATGGCAAGCCCTCTATAGAGCATAGCAACCACTCTTGTATTTTCCTCTACTTAGCCACCCTTAATTGCATCGTAGGAGTCAATTAATAAAATTCCCACATTTAATCACTAATTCATCAGGCTAGTATGGTGATGTAcatccttaatctcagcactcaagaggcagaggcagatggatctttacGAGTTCAAAGCTCatgactagcctgggctatatagcaagccCCACGCCAGCCAGCCACTTtcatgagcacatgtgtgcacgcacgcatacacacacccctccacacacccctccacacacacacacgagcacatacACGTGCATGTACCCACTCACATTTCGTCAAATGCCTGTTACAGGAATAATTCTGTGTAAGTCATCAGTGGGGAATCTAAGACCTATCATGTATCATGTCTAATTCATTGCCGTGTTTAATACTTTTTTGTTAAACAAATGAATACGATACTTGATATTATTTACAGTAAAGTAAAATTGCATACTCGAGAGGGATTTAGATTATGAAAGTCTCTGAAGCTAGGGAGATGAAATTGAATTTACTATGATGGTCGGTGCTCAGAAGTCAGTGGGAGCAGGGAACTAGCACCTTAATGGTAAATGGCTATTTAGCACTAGgtgtttatattatttaataatacatGTAACAACCACCTTCAATATTGCAAGATCTCTGGGTAATAAGCATAAGCCTTAGGTGAGCTAAGACGAATCATTCCTCTCCACATCTGCTACTC encodes:
- the Itga10 gene encoding integrin alpha-10, with translation MARLSSPHLFLSLALLTGLCSPFNLDERHPRLFTGPPEAEFGYSVLQHVGGGQRWMLVGAPWDGPSGDRRGDVYRCSIGGSYNAPCAKGHLGDYQLGNSSQPAMNMHLGMSLLETDGDGGFMACAPLWSRACGSSVFSSGLCARVDASFQPQGSLAPTAQRCPTYMDVVIVLDGSNSIYPWSEVQTFLRRLVGRLFIDPEQIQVGLVQYGESPVHEWSLGDFRTKEEVVRAARNLSRREGRETRTAQAIMLACTEGFSQSRGGRPEAARLLVVVTDGESHDGEELPAALKACEAGKVTRYGIAVLGHYLRRQRDPSSFLREIRDIASDPDERFFFNVTDEAALTDIVDALGDRIFGLEGSRGENESSFGLEMSEIGFSTHRLQDGILFGMVGAYDWGGSVLWLEEGRRLFPPRTALEDEFPPALQNHAAYLGYSVSSMLLPGGRRLFLSGAPRFRHRGKVIAFQLKNDGSLRVTQSLQGDQIGSYFGSELCPLDTDKDGITDVLLVAAPMFLGPQNKETGRVYVYVVGQQILLMLQGTLQPERPQDSRFGFAMAALPDLNQDGFADVAVGAPLEDGHRGALYLYHGTQNGIRPHPTQRIAAVSMPQALRYFGRSVDGRLDLDGDDLVDVAVGAHGAAILLSSQPIIHLLPTLDVKPSHISVVQKNCRRRGQEAACLTAALCFRVTSHTAGRWDRRFYIQLSASLDEWTAGARAAFDGSGQRLSPRQLQLSVGNVTCEQLHFHVLDTSDYLRPVALTVTFTLDNTTKPGPVLDEGSSTSVRKLVPFSKDCGPDNECITDLVLQADMDIRGSRKSPFVVHGDRQKLLVSATLENKKENAYNTSLSLRFSRNLHLTSLTPQRAKPVKVECTVLSPHARVCIVGHPVFQAGAKVTFLLEFEFSCTFLLSQALVRLTASSDSLERNETLQDNTVQTSAYIRYEPHLLFSSESTLHRYEVHPYRTLPVGPGPEFKTTLRVQNLGCHVVSGLIISALLPAVAHGGSYFLSLSQVIASNASCTVQNLTEPPGPPVHPEELQHTNRLNGSNTRCQVVRCHLGQLAKGTEISVGLLRLIHNEFFRRAKFKSLMVVSTFKLGTEKGSVLQLTEAPSWSESLLEVIQSPTAPISLWILVGSALGGLLLLALLVFCLWKLGFFARKKIPKEEPTDEKLEQ